A genomic segment from Geitlerinema sp. PCC 7407 encodes:
- a CDS encoding DICT sensory domain-containing protein, whose amino-acid sequence MELPPTPDQSLYELAFSLEEAAPPLQISPSTLKSMVASVMDTLIEHQIPATVLVKLPRKDAWHSEIEQYTHLLDVPHAVYYLEKELESEEVVGVPAIAPNPDLTLLTPRPDHSPRLAVPVAAESALRREYFLIVLAERFCGCVLAHRPRSMQAIADPLGGLGDFSDYEADAAQSQRKQPLLALCSFDPALVKVVLAGCQAAFAAVPAIALETGQSAPVAIATEPLLSHWDEVFPVPAAVDPNLLNLFFAKQVRHQEDLWRRIVAYRRQTDAIEALQRQNEELLNTIRLKDEFLNNVSQELRTPLTNMKTALTLLNSPNLKPSQRQRYMQVLNKECDHQGSLISGLLDLIRLDQPATLATVQPMCLSDVVPGVVSTYQPLAQEKGVMLAYTVPDNLPPVSCLATWMKQIVINLLHNGIKFTPRGGQVWVQAKLQGEYVQLEFRDSGIGIPPSEIHKIFDRFYRGRQATEEGTGGAGLGLTIVQQLLLRCGGSISVKSRPGEGTTFNVLLPIYHGGTDVDLSPEPLV is encoded by the coding sequence ATGGAGTTGCCCCCTACCCCCGATCAATCTCTGTACGAGCTGGCCTTCAGCCTAGAAGAAGCCGCTCCGCCGCTGCAAATTAGCCCTTCTACCCTCAAGTCCATGGTCGCCTCGGTCATGGACACCCTGATCGAGCACCAGATTCCGGCGACGGTGCTGGTCAAGCTCCCGCGCAAGGATGCCTGGCACAGCGAAATCGAGCAGTACACCCATCTGCTGGATGTGCCCCACGCGGTCTACTACCTGGAAAAGGAGCTAGAGAGCGAAGAAGTCGTCGGCGTGCCGGCGATCGCCCCCAATCCAGACCTAACGCTCCTGACGCCGCGCCCGGACCACTCCCCCCGCCTAGCGGTCCCTGTCGCCGCCGAGAGCGCCCTGCGCCGCGAGTACTTTTTGATCGTCTTGGCAGAGCGCTTTTGCGGCTGCGTCTTGGCCCATCGTCCGCGCTCCATGCAGGCGATCGCTGATCCCCTGGGCGGCCTGGGCGACTTTAGCGACTATGAAGCCGACGCCGCCCAGAGCCAGCGTAAGCAGCCCCTGCTGGCCCTGTGCTCCTTTGACCCGGCCCTGGTGAAAGTGGTCCTGGCGGGGTGTCAGGCGGCCTTTGCGGCGGTCCCAGCGATCGCCCTCGAAACCGGCCAGTCTGCGCCCGTGGCGATCGCCACCGAGCCGCTCCTGAGCCACTGGGATGAGGTCTTCCCGGTGCCTGCGGCCGTCGATCCCAACCTGCTCAACCTCTTCTTCGCCAAACAGGTGCGTCACCAAGAAGACCTGTGGCGGCGCATCGTCGCCTACCGGCGTCAGACCGACGCCATCGAGGCCCTCCAGCGCCAAAACGAAGAACTCCTCAACACCATCCGCCTCAAGGACGAGTTTCTCAACAACGTCAGTCAGGAGCTGCGCACGCCCCTGACCAACATGAAAACCGCCCTCACCCTGCTCAACTCTCCCAACCTCAAGCCCTCCCAGCGCCAGCGCTACATGCAGGTGCTCAACAAAGAATGCGATCACCAGGGCTCCCTGATCAGCGGCCTACTGGACCTGATTCGCCTGGATCAGCCAGCGACCCTCGCCACCGTCCAGCCCATGTGCCTGAGCGACGTCGTGCCGGGAGTGGTCAGCACCTACCAGCCCCTGGCCCAAGAAAAAGGCGTCATGCTGGCCTACACCGTGCCCGACAACCTGCCCCCTGTGTCCTGCCTGGCCACCTGGATGAAGCAGATCGTGATCAACCTGCTCCACAACGGCATCAAGTTCACGCCCCGGGGCGGCCAGGTCTGGGTACAGGCCAAGCTCCAGGGCGAGTATGTCCAGCTGGAGTTTCGCGATAGCGGCATTGGCATTCCCCCGAGCGAGATTCACAAGATCTTCGATCGCTTTTATCGGGGGCGGCAGGCCACAGAGGAAGGCACCGGCGGAGCGGGCCTAGGCCTGACGATCGTGCAGCAGCTTCTGCTGCGCTGCGGCGGCTCGATTTCGGTCAAGAGCCGACCCGGCGAAGGAACCACCTTCAATGTGCTGCTGCCGATCTACCACGGGGGAACCGACGTGGACCTGAGCCCGGAGCCCCTCGTTTAG
- a CDS encoding rhomboid family intramembrane serine protease has translation MRNNNSSIQGELKSHAQILLTLVAIAWALEIADIVVFRRALDAYGIRPRTLVGLRGILFAPFLHGGLPHLISNTVPFLVLGWFVMLRETSDFFIVSVVAALISGLGTWLIGAPFSIHIGASGVVFGYLGYLLGRGYFERSFTAIFLSVITGFLYGGILWGVLPTRVGISWEGHLFGFLGGVVAAKLLSQPKSSS, from the coding sequence ATGCGCAACAACAACTCATCTATCCAGGGTGAACTCAAAAGCCACGCCCAGATCCTGCTGACGCTGGTCGCGATCGCCTGGGCGCTGGAGATTGCCGATATCGTAGTCTTCCGGCGAGCCCTCGACGCCTACGGGATTCGCCCCCGCACCTTGGTCGGACTGCGCGGCATTTTGTTTGCGCCCTTTCTCCATGGCGGTCTGCCTCACCTGATCAGCAACACCGTTCCTTTCCTGGTGCTGGGCTGGTTCGTGATGCTCCGGGAAACCAGCGACTTCTTTATCGTGTCTGTCGTCGCCGCCCTGATCAGCGGCCTCGGCACCTGGCTGATCGGCGCTCCCTTTTCGATACACATCGGCGCTAGCGGCGTCGTTTTTGGCTATTTGGGCTATCTGCTGGGCCGAGGCTACTTCGAGCGCAGCTTTACGGCCATTTTCTTATCGGTTATTACAGGCTTCCTGTACGGCGGGATTTTGTGGGGCGTGCTGCCTACCCGCGTCGGCATCTCCTGGGAAGGCCACCTCTTCGGCTTTCTGGGCGGCGTTGTCGCCGCCAAGCTCCTCTCCCAGCCAAAGTCCAGTTCTTAA
- a CDS encoding peptidoglycan-binding protein translates to MENLALMHAAIGHEYPLTDEQLKALESLQISIPSSAWLGVAGLAVSLSILGSGSEAQAAVRRGDACSAVSSVQSALASAGYSPGAVDGVFGGGTEYAVIRFQQRKGLSVDGVVGPATAGALGLSPSIACSGSGSGTGGGGAVTVSTNGGALSIRSGPGTGYGTIGYLSNGSRVGITGRVSNGWYELSSGGWIAGWWTSSGGGSGTGGGSGTGGGSPSGITVSTNGSALTIRSGPGTGYAAIGALSNGSRVGITSRTSNGWYELSQGGWVSGAWVY, encoded by the coding sequence ATGGAAAACCTCGCTTTGATGCACGCTGCAATCGGCCACGAGTATCCCCTCACCGATGAGCAGCTTAAGGCCCTCGAATCCCTTCAGATCAGCATTCCCAGCTCTGCCTGGCTGGGCGTTGCCGGCCTCGCCGTCAGCCTATCCATCCTGGGCAGCGGGTCCGAGGCCCAAGCCGCCGTTCGTCGGGGCGACGCTTGCAGCGCCGTCAGCTCCGTCCAGTCCGCCCTAGCCAGCGCTGGCTACAGCCCTGGCGCCGTTGATGGCGTCTTTGGCGGCGGCACCGAGTACGCCGTGATCCGCTTCCAGCAGCGCAAAGGCCTCAGCGTCGATGGCGTCGTCGGTCCGGCGACCGCTGGTGCTCTCGGCTTGAGCCCCTCCATTGCCTGCAGTGGCAGCGGCAGCGGCACCGGCGGCGGCGGCGCAGTCACCGTCAGCACCAACGGCGGCGCGCTGAGTATCCGCTCGGGTCCGGGCACCGGCTACGGCACCATCGGCTATCTCAGCAATGGCTCCCGCGTCGGCATCACCGGACGCGTCTCCAACGGCTGGTACGAGCTCTCGAGCGGCGGCTGGATCGCAGGCTGGTGGACCTCCAGCGGCGGCGGTAGCGGTACCGGCGGCGGCAGCGGCACCGGTGGCGGCAGCCCCAGCGGCATCACCGTCAGCACCAACGGCAGCGCCCTCACCATTCGCTCTGGCCCGGGCACCGGCTACGCCGCTATCGGCGCTCTGAGCAATGGCTCCCGCGTCGGGATCACGAGCCGCACCTCCAATGGCTGGTACGAGCTGAGCCAGGGCGGCTGGGTTTCCGGCGCCTGGGTGTACTAG
- a CDS encoding zinc ribbon domain-containing protein, whose translation MTRKGKTKTCQKAGLNRSILSVGFGMIGQFLDYKLAEAGRFYVESPTQQLKPSQRCAKCWELTPKTLSDRVHVCSNPHCNHVEDRDVNAAQVNLAWARGKELASSVAEPPSSTACGSMRQLGAKKRQKPHAS comes from the coding sequence ATGACCCGCAAAGGTAAAACCAAGACCTGCCAAAAAGCAGGGCTCAATCGCTCTATTTTGTCCGTGGGTTTTGGCATGATTGGTCAGTTCTTGGACTACAAGCTGGCTGAGGCTGGGAGATTCTACGTCGAGTCTCCCACTCAGCAGCTAAAGCCCTCTCAGCGCTGCGCGAAGTGCTGGGAACTGACCCCCAAGACCTTGTCTGACCGGGTGCATGTCTGCTCTAATCCTCACTGCAATCATGTTGAGGACCGAGATGTTAATGCCGCCCAAGTTAATTTGGCTTGGGCAAGGGGTAAGGAACTTGCCTCTTCAGTCGCAGAGCCGCCAAGCTCTACCGCGTGCGGAAGTATGCGGCAACTTGGGGCGAAGAAGCGACAGAAACCCCACGCCTCTTAG
- a CDS encoding DoxX family protein, with amino-acid sequence MPESTLRNLITLLGRLLLSAIFLRSAIGKMSDPGGTIEAMASVGIPLPNLLLIPTILLLIGGGLSVLLGYKAQWGAIALILFLIPATLLFHTDFSQAGQDIQFMKNLAILGGLLIMTQYGSGPLSLDTSLKKAQAEHP; translated from the coding sequence ATGCCAGAGAGCACCCTGCGAAACCTTATCACCCTCCTCGGTCGGCTACTGCTGTCGGCCATCTTCTTGCGATCCGCCATTGGCAAGATGTCTGACCCCGGCGGCACCATCGAAGCCATGGCCAGCGTTGGGATTCCTTTACCCAATTTGCTGCTGATTCCCACCATTCTTCTGCTGATTGGCGGCGGTTTATCGGTGTTGCTTGGTTACAAGGCCCAGTGGGGCGCGATCGCCCTCATCTTGTTTTTGATTCCCGCCACCCTGCTCTTTCACACCGATTTTTCCCAAGCTGGCCAAGACATCCAGTTCATGAAAAACCTGGCCATCCTGGGCGGCCTGCTCATCATGACCCAGTATGGCTCCGGTCCCCTCAGCCTCGATACCAGCCTCAAAAAGGCCCAGGCTGAGCATCCCTAG
- a CDS encoding UDP-N-acetylmuramoyl-L-alanyl-D-glutamate--2,6-diaminopimelate ligase: MKLRSLLAALPGLSLPAEHSALEADVTGICTNSLACQPGDLFIGMPGTRVDGGEFWAGALAAGAVAALVSPAIAQSHAAKIGDACVISVDSIVDACAQLAAAFYGYPGQTLKLVGVTGTNGKTTTTHLIEFLLAQAERPTALLGTLYARWPGFVQTATHTTPFAADLQRQLGLAKQAGCEFAVMETSSHALDQGRVQACAFEVAVFTNLTQDHLDYHKDMEDYFEAKARLFSPTYLRGRAIVNQDDPYGRRLVERLPREQVWTYSTQDASADLWTSDIAYELDGVKGILHTPAGEVAFHLPLVGQFNVENWLAAAGAALHLGLDLAAIAQALPGFSGVPGRMERVQIQPDQDISVVVDYAHTPDSLENMLRAARPFIPGRMICVFGCGGDRDRTKRPLMGQIAAALADVVYVTSDNPRTEDPERILQDVVAGIPAEANPTVIGDRAEAIRVAILQAQPGDGVLIAGKGHEDYQILGTEKIHFDDREQARAALERRLSDELASV; encoded by the coding sequence ATGAAGTTGCGATCGCTATTAGCCGCGCTGCCGGGTCTCTCCCTGCCCGCTGAGCACAGCGCCCTAGAGGCTGATGTCACCGGAATCTGCACCAATTCCTTGGCTTGCCAGCCGGGAGACCTGTTTATCGGCATGCCGGGAACCCGCGTGGATGGCGGAGAATTTTGGGCGGGGGCGCTGGCGGCGGGGGCCGTGGCGGCCCTGGTCTCACCGGCGATCGCCCAGAGCCACGCAGCCAAGATCGGCGACGCCTGCGTGATTTCGGTGGACTCCATCGTAGATGCTTGCGCCCAGCTGGCGGCGGCCTTTTACGGCTATCCCGGCCAGACCCTCAAGCTGGTCGGCGTCACCGGCACCAACGGCAAAACCACCACCACTCACCTGATCGAATTTTTGCTAGCCCAGGCCGAGCGGCCCACGGCCCTGCTGGGAACCCTCTATGCCCGCTGGCCCGGCTTTGTCCAGACGGCCACCCACACGACCCCCTTTGCGGCGGACTTGCAGCGGCAGCTGGGTCTGGCGAAGCAGGCGGGCTGTGAGTTTGCGGTGATGGAGACGAGCTCCCACGCCCTAGACCAGGGCCGGGTCCAGGCCTGCGCTTTTGAGGTGGCGGTGTTTACCAACCTGACCCAGGACCACCTGGACTACCACAAAGATATGGAGGACTACTTCGAGGCGAAGGCGCGCCTGTTTAGTCCGACCTACCTGCGGGGACGGGCGATCGTCAATCAGGACGATCCCTACGGTCGTCGCCTGGTGGAGCGTCTGCCCCGGGAGCAGGTGTGGACCTACAGCACCCAGGACGCAAGCGCGGATCTGTGGACCAGCGACATTGCCTACGAGCTCGACGGCGTCAAGGGAATTCTGCACACGCCCGCGGGCGAGGTGGCTTTCCATCTGCCGCTGGTGGGCCAGTTTAATGTGGAGAACTGGCTGGCGGCGGCGGGAGCGGCGCTGCACCTGGGCCTCGATTTGGCGGCGATCGCCCAGGCGCTGCCGGGGTTTTCGGGCGTGCCGGGCCGCATGGAGCGGGTGCAGATCCAGCCCGACCAAGACATCAGCGTGGTGGTGGACTATGCCCACACCCCCGACAGCCTGGAGAACATGCTGCGGGCGGCACGGCCTTTCATTCCGGGCCGCATGATCTGCGTGTTTGGCTGCGGCGGCGATCGCGATCGCACCAAGCGCCCCCTGATGGGCCAGATCGCGGCGGCGCTAGCGGACGTGGTGTACGTCACCTCCGACAATCCGCGCACCGAAGACCCAGAGCGGATTTTGCAAGACGTGGTGGCGGGCATCCCCGCTGAGGCCAATCCCACGGTGATCGGCGATCGCGCTGAAGCGATTCGCGTGGCCATTTTGCAGGCTCAGCCGGGCGATGGCGTCCTGATCGCGGGCAAGGGCCACGAGGACTACCAGATCTTGGGCACCGAAAAAATCCACTTTGACGATCGCGAACAGGCCCGCGCGGCCCTCGAGCGTCGCCTCTCCGACGAGCTGGCCTCCGTGTAG
- a CDS encoding VOC family protein → MSLGCSEAFVAIAAQDWPRAIAFYQALLDQPPRPCLENVYAEFHLPGLRLGIFKPGAQHRAEFAQPAQSAFSLCLEVMDLERAIAHLTQLGHPPTQPIVAASHGREVYAYDPEGNRLILHQGTRAGA, encoded by the coding sequence ATGAGTCTGGGCTGTAGCGAAGCTTTCGTGGCGATCGCGGCTCAGGACTGGCCGAGGGCGATCGCCTTTTACCAAGCGCTCCTGGATCAGCCGCCCCGGCCCTGCCTGGAGAATGTTTACGCCGAGTTTCACCTTCCGGGCCTGCGGCTGGGCATCTTTAAACCAGGAGCTCAGCACCGCGCCGAGTTTGCCCAGCCGGCCCAGAGCGCTTTTAGCCTGTGCCTGGAGGTGATGGACCTCGAAAGGGCGATCGCCCATCTCACCCAGCTGGGCCATCCACCGACCCAGCCCATTGTGGCCGCTTCCCACGGGCGCGAAGTCTACGCTTATGACCCCGAGGGAAACCGCCTGATCCTGCACCAGGGAACCCGGGCCGGTGCCTGA
- a CDS encoding NAD(P)/FAD-dependent oxidoreductase yields the protein MTQAPHTICILGAGFGGLYTALALAQQRWPGPRPQIVLVEPGTQFLFSPLLYELLTGELEPWQIAPSFQALLGETPVTFWQGRVQGVDLPYRQVWLEDGRGITYDQLVLAVGQGTASAGVPGAAEYAYGFRRLEECDRLHQRLLELEAAGRSPVRVAIAGAGPSGVELAGKLADRLGDRGQILLFDRGDRLLKDFPGALQRAAALALAQRRVRVSLQTSICEVRPDAVIVERHGQTHDIPVDLVVWTGGKASHDWVQALPCAKNDQGQVRTRPTLQLLDYPEVFALGDVADIGVSPRERVPDTAQAAYQQAPVAAHNLRSQIQGRSLRAFRFRPLGDMMTVGYQSAVVHSFGLTLTGRLAAVVRQWAYLLRLPTARHRGQVAWSWLSAPLARRQRPGRRRHPSGQRPGPLPPKAAQTRSAPYASSRRDP from the coding sequence ATGACTCAAGCTCCTCACACGATTTGCATTTTGGGTGCGGGTTTTGGCGGTCTGTATACGGCCCTCGCCTTGGCGCAGCAGCGCTGGCCCGGCCCCCGTCCCCAGATTGTGCTGGTGGAGCCAGGGACGCAGTTTCTGTTTTCGCCGCTGCTCTATGAGCTGCTCACGGGGGAGCTAGAGCCCTGGCAGATTGCGCCGTCGTTTCAGGCCCTTCTCGGCGAGACTCCCGTGACCTTCTGGCAGGGACGGGTGCAGGGGGTGGATTTGCCCTACCGGCAGGTGTGGCTGGAGGATGGCCGGGGCATCACCTATGACCAGCTGGTGCTGGCGGTGGGCCAGGGGACGGCTAGCGCGGGGGTGCCGGGAGCGGCAGAGTACGCCTACGGATTTCGGCGCCTGGAGGAGTGCGATCGCCTGCATCAGCGGCTGCTGGAGCTGGAGGCGGCGGGGCGATCGCCTGTGCGGGTGGCGATCGCCGGGGCCGGGCCGAGCGGCGTCGAGCTGGCGGGCAAGCTGGCCGATCGTCTGGGCGATCGCGGCCAGATTTTGCTGTTTGATCGGGGCGATCGCCTGCTCAAAGACTTTCCGGGGGCTCTCCAGCGGGCGGCGGCCCTGGCCCTGGCCCAGCGCCGGGTGCGGGTGAGCCTGCAAACTAGCATTTGCGAAGTGCGGCCCGATGCGGTGATCGTTGAGCGCCACGGCCAAACCCACGACATTCCGGTGGACCTGGTGGTGTGGACCGGCGGCAAGGCCAGCCACGACTGGGTGCAGGCCCTGCCCTGCGCGAAAAACGACCAGGGCCAGGTGCGCACGCGCCCGACGCTCCAGCTCCTCGACTATCCCGAGGTCTTTGCCCTGGGGGATGTGGCTGACATTGGCGTGTCGCCTCGAGAGCGGGTGCCCGACACGGCCCAGGCTGCCTACCAGCAAGCCCCGGTGGCGGCCCACAACCTGCGATCGCAAATCCAGGGGCGATCGCTGCGGGCCTTTCGCTTCCGGCCCCTGGGAGACATGATGACCGTCGGCTACCAAAGCGCCGTGGTCCATAGCTTTGGGCTGACCCTGACCGGCCGATTGGCGGCGGTGGTGCGGCAGTGGGCCTACCTGCTGCGGCTGCCCACGGCGCGCCATCGCGGGCAGGTGGCCTGGAGCTGGCTGAGCGCTCCTCTGGCCCGCCGCCAGCGGCCTGGGCGTCGGCGACACCCTTCAGGCCAGCGCCCGGGTCCCTTGCCACCCAAGGCCGCCCAGACCCGCTCTGCCCCCTACGCTTCTTCCCGCCGCGACCCCTAG
- a CDS encoding DUF2927 domain-containing protein, producing the protein MQFPVTKAVLRLASVAAIAAIAGSALPGWARPAALTARYANSEINVRSAPTTQAAAPRVGRVGDRVEVLDQTRGRDGYTWYLVKSAQKRYQGWIRGDFVTFGPGTANRAIASVSRGPAVTPPASTVAAPVAAPVAAPSTQAIAAVTLPPAAQPYSSDAVRYFTEIALGSEYGDASGIVRKWREPMRIKVHGSPTQEDLRTLSSVMGEINTLLGTTQMRLDDASPNVDIYFVPEAEFSRYEPNYRPLNYGYAWTWWNNDTIDRARILISTVDINQQERSHLIREELTQSLGLLRDSFRYSDSIFYQNWTDTTQFSALDRQLIQMLYRPDVLPGMSKTDVLSVFNQALPAPSATACGGSGAPAPLNASLGAAVCPR; encoded by the coding sequence ATGCAGTTTCCGGTTACAAAAGCGGTTCTTCGGTTGGCCAGCGTGGCAGCGATCGCGGCGATCGCAGGCAGTGCCCTCCCGGGGTGGGCGCGTCCGGCGGCCCTCACCGCTCGCTACGCCAACTCCGAAATCAATGTGCGCTCAGCGCCGACCACCCAGGCCGCCGCGCCGCGGGTCGGGCGAGTGGGCGATCGCGTCGAGGTCCTCGACCAGACGCGCGGGCGGGACGGCTACACCTGGTACTTGGTAAAGTCCGCCCAGAAGCGCTATCAGGGCTGGATTCGCGGTGACTTTGTGACCTTTGGGCCGGGGACGGCGAATCGGGCGATCGCCTCGGTGTCGCGCGGTCCCGCCGTGACCCCGCCTGCTTCAACGGTGGCTGCTCCGGTGGCTGCTCCGGTGGCTGCTCCCTCGACCCAGGCGATCGCCGCCGTCACGCTCCCGCCTGCGGCCCAGCCCTACAGCTCAGACGCCGTTCGCTACTTCACCGAGATCGCCCTCGGCTCCGAGTATGGCGACGCCAGCGGCATCGTCCGCAAGTGGCGAGAGCCCATGCGCATCAAGGTGCACGGCTCCCCCACCCAAGAAGATCTGCGCACCCTCAGCAGCGTGATGGGCGAGATCAACACTCTCCTGGGCACGACCCAGATGCGCCTGGATGACGCCAGCCCCAACGTCGACATTTACTTTGTACCGGAAGCGGAGTTTAGCCGCTACGAACCAAACTACCGCCCCCTCAACTACGGCTACGCCTGGACCTGGTGGAACAACGACACCATCGATCGCGCCCGCATCCTGATTTCCACCGTCGACATCAATCAGCAAGAGCGATCGCACCTGATCCGCGAAGAGCTGACCCAGTCCTTGGGGCTGCTGCGCGACTCCTTCCGCTACAGCGACAGCATCTTCTACCAAAACTGGACCGACACCACCCAGTTTTCGGCCCTCGATCGCCAACTGATCCAAATGCTGTATCGTCCGGACGTCCTGCCGGGCATGTCGAAAACAGACGTATTGAGCGTCTTTAATCAGGCTCTGCCCGCTCCCAGCGCTACTGCCTGCGGGGGCAGCGGAGCCCCAGCCCCGCTAAACGCCTCGCTGGGCGCAGCGGTCTGCCCACGCTAG
- a CDS encoding glutaredoxin family protein has protein sequence MRLILYSKPGCHLCEGLQEKLEQVETPALELEIRDITTREDWFQQYQYEVPVLYWADGAETPIPRPSPRATVAQLAQMLQKVLTPPPAQ, from the coding sequence ATGCGACTGATTTTGTATAGCAAACCGGGCTGTCACCTGTGCGAAGGACTCCAGGAAAAGCTGGAGCAAGTCGAGACCCCCGCCCTGGAGCTAGAAATTCGAGACATCACCACCCGCGAGGACTGGTTTCAGCAATACCAGTACGAGGTGCCCGTTTTGTACTGGGCTGACGGGGCCGAAACGCCGATCCCCCGGCCGTCACCGCGGGCGACGGTGGCGCAGCTGGCGCAAATGCTACAGAAAGTGCTCACCCCTCCTCCGGCACAATAG